The following proteins are encoded in a genomic region of Mycolicibacterium rutilum:
- a CDS encoding virulence factor Mce family protein produces MKITGTAIKLGAFSLVLLLFTAIIIVVFGQMRFDRTTGYSAIFSSASGLRSGQFVRASGVEVGKVSKVELVEGGSQVRVDFDVDRSLPLFEGTTAQVRYLNLIGDRYLELKRGDSDKRLPGGGTIPIERTQPALDLDALIGGFRPVFRALDPEKVNTIAQSIITVFQGEGGTINDILDQTASLTSALADRDRAIGEVIRNLNTVLDTTVRHQQQFDETVQDFERLITGLNNRKDPIATSVAEISDAAGTVADLLADNRPLLQSTVTHLEAVQQPLVDQRDGLNDLLTRLPTAFKIIGRAGGIYGDFFNFYACDISLRLNGLQPGGPVRTVKLFSQPSGRCTPQ; encoded by the coding sequence ATGAAAATCACCGGAACCGCCATCAAGCTCGGCGCCTTCTCACTGGTGCTGTTGCTGTTCACCGCGATCATCATCGTGGTGTTCGGTCAGATGCGTTTCGACCGCACCACCGGCTATTCGGCGATCTTCTCCAGCGCCAGCGGACTGCGTTCCGGCCAGTTCGTCCGCGCGTCGGGCGTCGAGGTCGGCAAGGTCTCCAAGGTCGAGCTGGTCGAGGGCGGCTCGCAGGTCCGCGTCGACTTCGACGTCGACCGGTCGCTGCCGCTGTTCGAGGGCACCACCGCGCAGGTCCGGTACCTGAACCTGATCGGCGACCGCTATCTCGAACTCAAGCGCGGCGACAGCGACAAGCGGCTGCCCGGCGGCGGCACCATCCCGATCGAGCGCACCCAGCCCGCCCTGGACCTGGACGCGTTGATCGGCGGGTTCCGGCCGGTCTTCCGCGCACTCGATCCCGAGAAGGTCAACACGATCGCCCAGTCGATCATCACGGTGTTCCAGGGTGAGGGCGGCACGATCAACGACATCCTCGACCAGACCGCGTCGCTGACCTCGGCCCTGGCCGACCGCGACCGCGCGATCGGTGAGGTGATCCGGAACCTGAACACGGTGCTGGACACCACCGTTCGCCATCAGCAGCAGTTCGACGAGACCGTGCAGGATTTTGAGAGGCTGATCACCGGGTTGAACAACCGCAAGGATCCGATCGCCACGTCGGTCGCCGAGATCAGCGACGCCGCAGGCACGGTCGCCGATCTGCTGGCCGACAACCGCCCGCTGCTGCAGAGCACCGTCACTCATCTCGAGGCCGTGCAGCAGCCGCTGGTCGACCAGCGCGACGGGCTCAACGACCTGCTGACCCGGCTGCCCACCGCGTTCAAGATCATCGGGCGCGCCGGCGGCATCTACGGCGACTTCTTCAACTTCTACGCCTGCGACATCTCGCTGCGGCTCAACGGCCTGCAGCCGGGTGGTCCGGTGCGCACCGTGAAACTGTTCAGCCAGCCGTCGGGTAGGTGCACGCCGCAATGA